In Candidatus Poribacteria bacterium, the following are encoded in one genomic region:
- a CDS encoding thioredoxin domain-containing protein codes for MAPVVAQIALENRNTFAVAKLNIKDGRQTLRKYRIRQTPTYMVFQDGERGATFAGVIPKDQFVQKVLTAIDIEEN; via the coding sequence ATGGCGCCAGTTGTCGCCCAAATTGCTTTAGAGAACCGAAACACGTTTGCTGTTGCGAAACTGAATATTAAGGATGGCAGACAAACGCTCCGAAAATATCGGATTAGACAAACCCCGACCTACATGGTGTTCCAAGATGGGGAACGGGGCGCAACCTTCGCAGGAGTGATACCGAAAGACCAATTCGTTCAGAAGGTCCTTACCGCGATAGATATTGAAGAAAATTAA
- a CDS encoding dockerin type I domain-containing protein encodes MKKLICLLLILSLALLVSMVGYAQDTDPDTLRAADVNADGVINILDLTLVASHFGEMPTADQSPNPDVNGDGTVNILDLTLVATHFGETVPPPIVFVSTPLFLSADPAANSQLDVNDAITVTFDNTPENVTVSTGVAIVDGKIVTITGPFTAGPLALTITWSDGTQTQTLTYTVKQPVAFVSVHPRIDSELTVNDTITFTFDSPPDDVTVNAGVATIDGKIVTIKGPFTPGPLNLTVGWNDGSLTFTYTVAGPDTDAPDISSGTVSDGDKDVDAKVINSTARIEITFSEEVSGNITLQTAAGVDIGWLGKVEGNKGILELVKGKELGNEITYVIAGKVKDAAGNSTDISITFTTASKTSGIPFEVTDATFDSLVLASEVPIVLEFIKDG; translated from the coding sequence ATGAAAAAATTAATTTGTTTGCTGCTAATATTAAGTTTGGCACTGCTCGTTTCAATGGTGGGTTACGCCCAAGATACGGATCCTGATACCTTGCGGGCAGCTGATGTCAATGCGGACGGTGTGATAAACATCCTCGATTTGACACTCGTTGCTTCTCACTTCGGCGAGATGCCCACGGCAGATCAGAGCCCTAATCCAGATGTCAACGGGGACGGAACTGTCAACATCCTCGATCTGACACTCGTCGCCACCCATTTCGGTGAAACCGTTCCGCCACCTATAGTGTTTGTTAGTACGCCATTGTTTCTTAGCGCGGATCCAGCAGCCAATTCGCAGCTTGACGTGAACGATGCTATCACCGTTACCTTTGATAACACACCAGAGAACGTTACAGTGAGCACAGGGGTCGCTATAGTCGATGGCAAGATCGTGACAATCACAGGTCCTTTCACTGCTGGTCCTCTTGCGTTGACAATTACTTGGTCTGATGGAACTCAAACGCAAACACTCACCTACACTGTCAAGCAACCTGTGGCTTTTGTTAGCGTGCATCCAAGGATTGACTCCGAACTTACTGTGAACGATACTATCACCTTTACTTTTGACAGCCCACCGGATGATGTCACAGTAAATGCGGGTGTTGCTACAATCGACGGTAAAATCGTGACAATCAAAGGTCCCTTTACCCCGGGTCCCCTTAACTTAACAGTCGGTTGGAATGATGGGAGTCTAACATTTACTTACACTGTCGCCGGACCAGATACCGATGCTCCCGATATTAGTAGTGGAACCGTGAGCGATGGTGATAAAGATGTTGACGCTAAAGTGATTAACAGCACTGCAAGGATTGAAATTACATTCAGTGAAGAGGTCAGCGGTAACATCACACTGCAAACCGCAGCAGGCGTTGACATCGGTTGGCTGGGCAAAGTTGAAGGGAATAAAGGGATCCTCGAACTGGTCAAAGGGAAAGAACTTGGCAACGAGATAACATACGTTATTGCGGGGAAAGTCAAAGATGCTGCTGGCAATTCAACTGACATTAGCATTACTTTTACAACTGCAAGCAAAACCTCTGGTATCCCATTTGAAGTCACCGATGCGACATTTGATAGCCTTGTGCTTGCGTCTGAGGTCCCTATCGTACTTGAGTTTATAAAAGACGGGTGA
- a CDS encoding BatA and WFA domain-containing protein, with protein sequence MQFLNPAAFYLLGVIPIVMALHFLKLRRHTRLVPSIMLWLSTDEDRRANVPFQRLRNLLLPLLQVLFLVLLTCSIARPALHKPGFMPGKAILIVDNSASMLSTEMGEIRLTLAKQEAQRYIKEVSASGGMMLMTTNALGTYIQQAFTTDTAKLHRAVENITSTHTPRNLRPVFDAATRYAESPQDKVVFISDTFENLPDISLSVHKIGVGGKTDNVGIVRFSAEIVGNRYEVLVGIQNFTEASKEFDVRLAVENVALDDRTVSISPGKTRSILFSDDPSGLEGKVMGVHLDVEDDFALDNSASAILSAVPPLHILLISDNQNSLLHNLLEAYGSHVKLEQVEPVDYHGTVDADLIIFDGSTPTGRDALDDFSEVDSETHLIFIAPGSNLSFILDDVAAVEMVSTPTRVIKEDEGHPLMAGISLQAVLVKESWHRELPLWGDALVETEKGALIWSGRKSNSRLLVFEFDAFNPKISDFALTIPDAPQFVYQCLAWFEAGIAPLQPLLFQESRTRHAFRTGEQVRVGLTREGRTLHVQKPDKAMVELDNPIFTQTDQVGVYTLFADDTELERFTVNLLNSKESALPHSSGATIPEDSTEAEAGLQPIAQEIWRWFALTACLLLLVEWWFYHRNSL encoded by the coding sequence ATGCAATTCCTAAACCCTGCCGCGTTTTATCTACTGGGTGTTATTCCTATTGTGATGGCACTTCACTTCCTGAAATTGCGCCGTCATACCCGTCTCGTCCCCAGCATTATGCTTTGGCTCTCCACCGACGAGGACCGGAGAGCGAATGTCCCTTTCCAAAGACTCCGTAACCTCCTGCTCCCACTTTTACAGGTACTGTTTTTAGTGCTCCTCACGTGCAGCATAGCGCGACCAGCGTTGCACAAACCGGGTTTCATGCCCGGTAAAGCGATTCTTATCGTCGATAATTCCGCGAGTATGTTATCAACAGAGATGGGAGAGATTCGTCTAACACTCGCAAAGCAGGAAGCACAGAGGTACATTAAAGAGGTTTCCGCGAGTGGTGGCATGATGCTTATGACCACAAATGCCCTCGGAACCTATATCCAACAAGCGTTCACCACAGATACAGCAAAACTCCACCGCGCGGTAGAAAACATTACGTCAACCCATACCCCTCGAAATCTCCGTCCCGTCTTCGATGCAGCAACCCGTTACGCCGAATCGCCACAAGACAAGGTTGTTTTTATCAGCGACACCTTTGAAAACCTACCGGATATATCGTTATCCGTCCATAAAATCGGAGTGGGCGGGAAAACGGATAATGTCGGTATCGTTCGGTTCAGTGCTGAAATCGTGGGGAACCGATACGAAGTGTTGGTAGGGATTCAAAACTTCACAGAGGCATCTAAAGAATTTGACGTTCGATTGGCGGTCGAAAATGTCGCTCTTGATGATAGAACGGTATCTATCTCCCCCGGCAAGACCAGGTCAATCCTATTTTCAGATGATCCGAGCGGTTTAGAGGGGAAAGTCATGGGCGTACATCTTGATGTTGAAGATGATTTCGCGCTTGATAACAGTGCCTCCGCAATACTATCCGCTGTCCCCCCGTTACATATTTTACTTATCAGCGACAATCAAAATTCTTTACTCCATAATCTTTTGGAAGCGTATGGAAGTCATGTGAAGTTGGAGCAGGTTGAGCCTGTGGATTATCACGGCACTGTTGATGCAGATCTCATAATCTTTGATGGTAGCACGCCCACTGGACGCGACGCACTTGATGATTTTTCTGAAGTTGACTCGGAGACACATCTAATCTTCATCGCTCCAGGCAGTAACCTGTCTTTCATTCTTGACGATGTTGCCGCTGTTGAAATGGTTAGTACGCCTACACGCGTTATCAAGGAGGACGAGGGGCATCCACTCATGGCTGGTATATCGCTGCAAGCGGTGTTGGTGAAAGAATCTTGGCATCGAGAGTTGCCACTCTGGGGAGATGCGCTTGTTGAGACAGAGAAAGGGGCACTTATATGGAGTGGTCGGAAATCGAACAGTCGACTCCTCGTTTTTGAGTTTGATGCATTCAATCCCAAAATATCTGATTTCGCTTTGACGATTCCAGATGCTCCACAGTTTGTTTATCAGTGTTTAGCGTGGTTTGAAGCAGGGATCGCGCCTCTTCAACCACTTCTGTTTCAAGAAAGTAGAACCCGGCATGCATTCCGAACGGGAGAACAGGTGAGAGTAGGATTGACACGCGAGGGACGCACGCTTCACGTACAGAAACCCGATAAAGCGATGGTTGAACTCGACAATCCTATATTTACCCAGACAGATCAGGTTGGAGTCTATACCCTTTTTGCTGATGATACGGAACTTGAACGGTTTACAGTCAATCTGTTGAATTCTAAAGAGTCAGCACTGCCACATTCTTCAGGCGCAACGATACCAGAAGATTCGACGGAAGCGGAAGCCGGCTTACAACCCATCGCGCAGGAGATATGGCGTTGGTTTGCACTCACTGCATGTCTACTCCTTCTCGTGGAGTGGTGGTTTTATCACCGAAATAGTCTGTAA
- a CDS encoding thioredoxin domain-containing protein has translation MRPVVAEVALEYRDIFSFVKLDVNTQEEKTLEYHIRGTPTYIVFKDGEIAGGFGGAMPKSRLVERILGILEIEETE, from the coding sequence ATGCGACCGGTGGTAGCAGAAGTGGCATTAGAATATCGTGACATCTTCAGTTTTGTCAAGTTGGACGTGAACACCCAAGAGGAAAAGACATTGGAATATCACATCCGTGGAACACCGACCTATATTGTATTCAAAGACGGAGAGATCGCAGGGGGGTTTGGTGGAGCGATGCCTAAGTCCAGATTGGTAGAGCGAATTCTTGGAATCTTAGAGATTGAGGAAACTGAATAA
- a CDS encoding PQQ-like beta-propeller repeat protein: MERPQKPIRWWPLFIVITLAILGTIATWVSDAGHRQDKILLTSMIVIVTIVLSLLWLLFFSELRWRVKLIILAMMGLGVFLGTNLYQFKGFNGDLVPVFERRWREKQTTFRIVSGNVPNPQMSIMDYSQFLGPDRNGVVTNIKLNLDWETHPPELVWRQPVGAGWSGFAIVGNSAITQEQEGDWEKVVCYDLYTGEIKWSHKDQARYNTPPAGLGPRATPTISMNRVYTVGSTGILNCLDFETGEQLWSTNIFEEHKAKMPPWGVSISPLVLGELVIVSAGGAVAYHRETGEIVWTGYRVQSGYSSPFLTTLAGVEQIVLFNQGLVTAHDPSSGELLWKQPWPIVECVAQPVPLPNDKLLVSTGYGVGAKLFQISRNPEDEFNVSPEKEFKVSIVWETISFKAKFTNIIHYNGYLYGLDDGIFACVNPADGTRQWKRGRYGHGQTLLISDVLLVLTESGEIVLVEPDPEEHIEHARFEALKGRTWNTPAIVGSYLLVRNDQEAACYQLPVISTYTDFNIK; the protein is encoded by the coding sequence ATGGAACGTCCCCAAAAACCAATCCGGTGGTGGCCCCTTTTTATTGTCATCACCCTCGCTATCTTAGGTACTATAGCGACATGGGTCTCGGACGCAGGGCATCGCCAAGACAAAATTCTCCTGACATCCATGATCGTCATTGTCACGATCGTTTTGAGTTTACTCTGGCTGTTATTCTTCTCCGAATTGAGATGGCGTGTTAAGCTGATTATCCTCGCTATGATGGGGTTGGGCGTTTTTCTCGGTACAAATCTATACCAATTCAAAGGATTTAATGGCGACCTCGTGCCGGTTTTTGAAAGGCGTTGGCGGGAAAAACAGACCACTTTTCGGATAGTCTCTGGGAACGTCCCCAATCCGCAAATGTCCATAATGGACTATTCACAATTTCTTGGGCCGGATCGAAACGGAGTCGTGACCAATATCAAACTAAATCTTGATTGGGAAACCCATCCCCCTGAACTCGTATGGCGGCAGCCGGTTGGTGCTGGTTGGTCAGGATTCGCAATAGTCGGGAATTCGGCAATCACCCAAGAACAGGAAGGCGACTGGGAAAAAGTCGTGTGTTACGATTTGTACACCGGTGAGATAAAGTGGAGTCACAAAGATCAGGCGAGATACAATACCCCTCCTGCGGGTCTCGGACCACGAGCGACACCAACGATTTCAATGAACAGAGTTTATACTGTTGGTTCAACAGGGATTCTCAACTGCTTGGACTTTGAGACGGGCGAACAACTCTGGAGCACGAATATCTTTGAGGAGCATAAGGCAAAAATGCCGCCTTGGGGTGTAAGTATTTCTCCGCTTGTTTTGGGTGAATTGGTTATTGTCAGTGCTGGCGGCGCGGTTGCCTACCACAGAGAGACGGGTGAAATTGTGTGGACAGGATATAGGGTCCAGAGCGGCTATAGTTCACCATTTCTCACGACCTTGGCCGGTGTTGAGCAAATCGTGCTTTTTAACCAAGGGTTAGTCACCGCACATGACCCGTCGAGCGGTGAACTCTTGTGGAAACAACCGTGGCCCATCGTAGAATGTGTAGCGCAACCCGTGCCGCTTCCAAATGACAAACTGCTTGTCTCAACAGGTTACGGTGTCGGTGCTAAATTATTCCAAATTTCTCGTAACCCTGAAGACGAATTCAACGTATCACCTGAAAAGGAATTCAAAGTATCAATTGTATGGGAAACTATCTCGTTTAAAGCCAAATTCACTAATATCATACATTATAACGGCTACCTGTACGGACTTGATGATGGAATTTTTGCCTGTGTAAATCCCGCTGATGGGACACGCCAATGGAAACGCGGTAGGTATGGACACGGGCAAACTTTATTAATCTCGGATGTCCTGCTCGTGCTGACGGAATCTGGTGAAATCGTACTTGTAGAACCCGATCCAGAAGAGCATATAGAGCATGCCCGATTTGAGGCACTAAAAGGGAGGACATGGAATACTCCAGCAATCGTTGGTTCCTACCTCCTCGTCCGAAATGACCAAGAAGCAGCGTGCTATCAACTACCAGTTATCAGCACGTATACCGATTTCAACATAAAATAG
- a CDS encoding LamG domain-containing protein, with product MRRSLILLGLAAIFVFAVSLSHAIEEDDILVYYSFDKLSGNKVTDDSGNGNDAELVGKGSLVAGAFKKAIHLNGGVVQMEQNDFIVPIGEIGEITMEAWFFLNQHASYDGIISIEAAAGGCCEFRTMVNPSFNPFWDAGHHADKSLGNFQFELKEWYHYVMVANGKDGKIYVNGEFIGAQPENFRWPKFKEAAIYIGAGENPNLHKVEDAIIDEVVIYAKALTEQEVNESMKLSVPVVLDVEASGKLAVTWGELKTNF from the coding sequence ATGCGTAGAAGTCTAATCCTGTTGGGACTTGCAGCGATCTTTGTATTTGCTGTGAGCCTCTCTCACGCTATCGAGGAAGATGATATCCTCGTCTATTACTCTTTTGATAAGTTAAGCGGTAATAAAGTCACCGATGATTCCGGCAACGGGAATGACGCCGAATTGGTTGGAAAGGGTTCGCTTGTTGCAGGTGCGTTCAAGAAAGCCATCCATCTGAACGGTGGTGTCGTCCAAATGGAACAGAATGATTTCATCGTGCCAATCGGGGAGATAGGTGAAATCACGATGGAAGCGTGGTTTTTCCTTAATCAACACGCTTCGTACGATGGCATCATCTCAATTGAAGCCGCTGCTGGTGGATGTTGTGAATTCCGCACGATGGTGAATCCCAGTTTCAACCCGTTTTGGGATGCTGGACATCACGCTGACAAGAGTCTCGGAAACTTCCAATTTGAATTAAAAGAGTGGTACCACTATGTTATGGTTGCCAATGGGAAAGATGGCAAAATCTATGTCAACGGTGAATTTATCGGCGCGCAACCAGAAAATTTTAGATGGCCCAAGTTCAAAGAGGCGGCAATTTACATCGGTGCGGGTGAAAATCCGAACCTCCACAAGGTAGAGGATGCGATTATCGATGAGGTCGTCATATACGCCAAAGCGTTGACTGAGCAAGAGGTCAATGAATCGATGAAACTGAGTGTGCCAGTGGTACTTGACGTTGAAGCCAGCGGCAAGTTGGCGGTGACGTGGGGAGAATTGAAAACCAATTTCTAA
- a CDS encoding dockerin type I domain-containing protein produces MKKIVVSLLITSLLLIGLNAGYTQDTDFDALTASDVNADGIVNILDLTLIATHFGETPTTDQIPNPDVNADGSVNILDLTLVASYLGKKSGIPFEVTDATFDDIVLGSELPIVVEFKDDT; encoded by the coding sequence ATGAAAAAAATCGTAGTTTCACTGCTCATCACAAGTTTACTGCTAATAGGTTTGAACGCAGGTTACACACAGGACACAGATTTTGATGCTTTAACAGCATCGGATGTTAATGCCGATGGCATTGTAAATATCCTTGATTTGACACTCATTGCCACACACTTCGGCGAGACACCCACCACAGATCAGATCCCTAATCCAGATGTCAACGCGGACGGAAGTGTCAACATCCTTGACCTGACCCTCGTCGCGAGTTATCTCGGCAAAAAATCGGGAATTCCCTTTGAAGTCACGGATGCAACTTTTGACGACATCGTCTTGGGTTCTGAACTGCCGATTGTCGTAGAATTTAAAGACGATACCTGA
- a CDS encoding MtaA/CmuA family methyltransferase: MQMSMTSRERVLAALRNEQTDRTPVCNPTSVATVELMDLVDAPFPEANREPELMARLAATGYTELGFDTIMPVFTIIQESSALGCKIQWEQKDNWPTVRMREPIWEDVDDIVIPNDFLTHPDTQCVLEAIKILKKEYGDEVAVIGKTMGPWSLGYHCFGVEPFLLLSLDDPGKTKLALDRMKEATVQFGVAQIEAGADALTLPDHATGDLVSGEYYQRYLRDLHIEFVERIPIPLILHICGRTVDRMEYIAQTGMAAFHYDSKNEPQESIEIVQDRIALIGNINNPETLFSKEPEDVKAEVVKNLEAGVPLIGPECAIPLQTTIENLQAIPEAVQEWHRA, from the coding sequence ATGCAAATGTCAATGACGAGTCGTGAACGCGTACTCGCCGCGCTCCGCAATGAACAAACCGACCGAACACCCGTCTGTAATCCCACCTCTGTCGCGACTGTTGAACTGATGGATCTGGTTGATGCGCCCTTCCCAGAAGCAAATCGAGAACCGGAACTCATGGCACGACTCGCCGCTACCGGATATACTGAACTCGGATTCGATACCATTATGCCCGTCTTCACGATTATCCAAGAATCAAGTGCCCTTGGTTGTAAGATTCAGTGGGAACAGAAGGACAACTGGCCGACTGTTAGAATGCGGGAACCGATCTGGGAAGACGTTGATGACATCGTTATACCGAACGATTTTTTGACACATCCGGACACGCAGTGTGTACTCGAAGCGATTAAAATCCTGAAAAAAGAATACGGTGATGAAGTCGCCGTTATTGGGAAAACGATGGGACCTTGGTCGCTCGGTTACCACTGCTTCGGTGTTGAACCTTTTTTGCTGCTCTCACTTGACGATCCCGGGAAAACAAAACTCGCACTTGATCGAATGAAGGAAGCGACTGTTCAATTCGGTGTGGCACAAATTGAGGCAGGTGCCGATGCGCTTACGCTTCCAGACCACGCTACCGGCGACCTCGTTAGTGGCGAATACTACCAACGTTATCTACGCGACCTACACATCGAGTTTGTTGAGCGTATCCCTATTCCCTTAATACTTCACATCTGCGGACGCACTGTTGACAGGATGGAATACATCGCTCAAACCGGCATGGCTGCGTTCCATTACGACTCCAAAAATGAACCTCAGGAATCTATAGAGATCGTCCAAGACCGCATTGCTCTCATCGGAAACATCAATAATCCGGAAACGCTATTTTCCAAAGAACCGGAAGACGTTAAAGCAGAGGTCGTAAAAAATCTTGAGGCGGGGGTCCCACTGATCGGACCGGAATGTGCAATCCCCCTTCAGACGACAATCGAAAATCTCCAAGCGATTCCGGAAGCAGTACAAGAATGGCACCGGGCGTAG
- a CDS encoding serine hydrolase, protein MLRDIRKSALFLFCCSITLLFPAFTALAEKYWNIPGKFQGTIDSPLEASFELYIKHRRNRRILSSTDRTSFVVYDISKNKKLVSINEDRQMMAASLIKNFVMLAYFHEVRYGRQAHTAVNKGHLRAMIQWSSNPSTNYFIRLLGGPARVDKILRVNYPYFKQTRIVEQIPRGGRTYRNMTSARDLSTFFLHLWHGRLPHSEKMKWYFKLKNGDYIFKKTYIPSSVTVYNKTGTVYGLVGDGGILVLKDPQGKPRPYVFIGMMEDRTKTNLRNRWQPFGTWRDRRTYILRRLSERAYKYIYENHYGGRLARR, encoded by the coding sequence ATGCTCAGAGATATACGAAAATCAGCTTTATTTTTATTCTGTTGTAGCATCACACTACTGTTTCCGGCATTTACGGCGTTAGCAGAAAAATATTGGAACATACCGGGTAAATTTCAAGGTACAATTGATTCCCCTTTGGAAGCCAGTTTTGAACTCTATATCAAACACCGACGGAATCGCCGGATATTGTCATCAACCGACCGGACGAGTTTCGTCGTCTACGATATTTCAAAAAACAAAAAATTAGTGTCGATCAACGAAGATCGGCAGATGATGGCGGCCTCACTCATCAAAAATTTTGTTATGCTCGCCTATTTCCACGAAGTTAGATATGGGCGACAAGCACATACTGCTGTTAATAAGGGGCACCTCAGAGCAATGATTCAGTGGAGTTCCAATCCATCCACCAACTACTTTATTCGGTTACTTGGTGGACCGGCACGCGTAGATAAGATATTACGTGTCAACTATCCCTATTTTAAGCAGACCCGGATTGTCGAACAGATCCCCAGAGGCGGACGCACCTATAGGAATATGACATCCGCGCGCGATCTCAGCACGTTCTTTTTGCACTTATGGCATGGAAGACTTCCTCATTCCGAAAAAATGAAGTGGTATTTCAAACTCAAAAACGGAGATTATATCTTTAAAAAGACCTACATCCCATCATCTGTGACGGTTTACAACAAAACCGGCACCGTCTATGGATTAGTAGGTGATGGTGGTATATTGGTTCTCAAGGATCCACAAGGCAAACCAAGACCTTATGTTTTTATCGGCATGATGGAGGACAGAACCAAGACAAACCTCAGAAATCGGTGGCAGCCCTTCGGCACTTGGAGGGATCGACGCACCTATATCCTGCGGCGTCTCTCGGAACGTGCCTACAAGTACATTTACGAAAATCACTATGGCGGTAGACTCGCCCGCCGTTAA
- a CDS encoding DUF5050 domain-containing protein, which produces MEHKRIYTMLGTTTIFVYFLLVINPCISASDATHIAFASQRDGNHEIYIMDINGENLQNLTNHPSDDFAPALSSNGQWMAYVSKRDGNREIYVMNLKTKVSHRLTNHPQSDDEPTWAPDSQSIIFVSRRTGSHDIYKIDRNGENLRQLTDEGDNYAPSWSPDGQLIAFASKRANNVDIYVMNANGDKLKRLTNQPQAENQPTWSPDGKQLAFITGLLGNTDIYIMNTNGQNIRRLTHHPAEDTSPAWSPDGQSILYLVKWQNNYDIYLIDVTGANRHRLTIHPATDWGPAWVPAGFLAVSPSTETQTTLWSRLKQPVHD; this is translated from the coding sequence ATGGAACATAAACGTATCTATACCATGCTGGGAACGACAACAATATTCGTGTATTTTCTGCTTGTGATAAACCCTTGTATATCCGCATCTGATGCTACACATATCGCCTTCGCTTCTCAGCGAGATGGGAATCACGAAATTTACATCATGGATATAAATGGAGAAAATCTTCAGAACCTAACCAATCATCCGTCTGACGACTTTGCTCCAGCCTTGTCATCGAACGGACAGTGGATGGCTTATGTTTCCAAACGGGATGGAAACAGAGAAATTTATGTGATGAATCTCAAGACAAAGGTATCTCACCGACTAACAAATCACCCACAATCTGATGACGAACCCACTTGGGCACCAGACAGCCAATCAATTATCTTTGTCTCACGTCGGACAGGAAGCCACGACATCTACAAGATTGACCGCAATGGTGAGAACCTCCGACAGCTGACGGACGAAGGAGATAACTATGCTCCGTCTTGGTCTCCCGACGGCCAATTAATTGCTTTCGCTTCCAAACGGGCTAACAACGTTGACATCTATGTGATGAATGCCAATGGTGACAAACTGAAACGCCTAACAAACCAACCACAAGCGGAAAATCAACCTACTTGGTCTCCGGATGGAAAACAACTTGCTTTTATTACCGGACTTTTGGGAAATACTGACATCTACATCATGAATACCAACGGGCAAAACATCCGCCGATTAACACACCATCCGGCAGAAGATACTTCGCCCGCGTGGTCTCCAGATGGTCAGTCAATTCTATACCTTGTTAAGTGGCAGAATAACTATGACATATATCTCATAGATGTGACCGGAGCCAATCGCCACAGATTGACAATTCATCCAGCGACAGATTGGGGACCGGCTTGGGTGCCAGCGGGGTTTCTTGCTGTTTCTCCGAGTACGGAGACACAAACAACACTTTGGAGTAGGCTAAAGCAGCCTGTCCACGACTAA